The window GTCAGTGCCCCGGCGCCAAGACCGCCGATCCGTATCTCTCCGGGATTGTTCCATCTGCTGCCTGCACCGGTCACGGTCACCGCGCCTGTGCTGCCCGCCCTGAATGCCACAAAGCCGGACGTGCTGTTGACTACCGCCCCGTCGGAGATGGTCAGCGTGCTGTCACCGAAATTGCCCACGGTCAAAGAGTTGCCGATATTCCACGGATCGGGCCGGTCGCCGGGAACAACGACATCTTCGTCCTCGATGATGTGTTGAGCGAATGCCTGCTGCGGCATGAGCGCTGCCACCGAAGCTGCACCGGCCAGCATGGTGGCACCCATCAGGGCTGCGCGCAGGCGATTGCCAGTGGCGAGCGGACGGATGCGTTCTCTGGTCTGGACTTCAGACGCAAAAAAATCGCTATTGCGGCTTGCGCCGCAAGCATCAGTCTTCCCGTAAGGCATGGATGTTTCTCCGATACTGGCGGTGGACATCCACCTCAATAAGCCCGCGCGGCACACACCCTTGCAAGACTTGCGATCAATTGAATGGTAGCGGGGGGGGAGGGTGGCGCAACCGAAAATCGTAGCCGCTGCGGCGGCAATACACGCTGGAAACCCGCAGGCGCCTCTGAAACCCGTTTCCAGCCCGCCGCCGGCCAACGCTTCACGGACTATCTGGCGAGCCTCTAGACTCATCAGCGCTCGATAGGGTGCGCCCGCCATTCGGCCGGATTCTACGACCGGCGTTGATTGTGGCTACTCAAGGCCCTTGCGCCGAGGCTTCAATTTCCGCGGGGTCAGCGCCCAGACCGCAAGAGAGGAATTGCTCAAAATAGATATTGATATTGAAACTCATTCGCATATTGTGGCTTGATCATTTAGTGGCGCCGCATACGCGGCAGCCTCAGGACGCCGCCAGGAGCCGAGCGCGATGACCCGAATATCAGATGATGAACTGGAGGACGGGAGCCAGAAGCTCGACTATCTGGCGAGTTTCCGCCTCCTGCTTCGCTATGCGGGTGGGGCGCGGAAGACCTTTATTGGCGCGATCCTGCTGGCGACGTTCGCAATTACGGCCGAGCTGGTCCCTGTGTGGTCCGTCTACCAGATCGTTACCGCCGCTTTCACCGGCGCATTGAGCTGGTCGTTTGTCTTGCTGCATACGGCTCTGGCAGTTGGCGCCATCTTGATCGGGTTCGCCGCCATGGGGCTGGCACTGGGGCTCTCCCATATCGCCGCGTTCGACGTGATTTATCGTCTGCGCCTGGGGATCGCGCGGCACATGGCCCGGTTGCCGCTTGGCTATTTCGCGGACCTGCCGAGCGGTGACGCCAAGAAGATGGTCATCGACGAGCCCGAGAAAATGGAGCTGATTTTCGCCCATGGCCTGCCGGAAAGCATAAGCGCGCTTGCGACATGGCTGGCTGTCTCCGTCTGGCTGTTCGTGGTCGACTGGCGGATGGCCATCGCAGCGATTCTGACGACGCCCATCTCGTTCGTGCTGCTGAGCATCGCCGTCGGCGGCGCGAGCAAACGCGCCGCAGCCTTCCAGTCCGCCGGCGCGCGCATGAATGCCTCTGTGGTTGAGTATCTGGCGGGCATGCCGGTGGTGAAGATATTCAACCGGACGGGAGACAGCTTCGCCGAAACCAGCGCAGCCGTGCGCGCTTACGTGGACGTCGTTACGGCTTGGGCGCGGGAATATCTCCCGCTTGGCGGCGCCTTTTATACGCTGGTGTTGGCCAATATCGTCATCATTCTGCCCGTTGGCCTTGTTCTGCTGCATTTGGGCGAGATTGATCTGCCGACATTGCTGCTGTTTGTCATTCTGGGCGCCAATTACAGCCAGCCTCTGATCAAGCTGTTCAACCAGTATCACACGATTGCCCATATCAGCATGGGCTCGACGCTTGTGGGCCGCTTGCTGGATGAAGCGCCGCAAGCCGATACGGCGCGCCAGCTGACGCTGCCAGATCATGACGTCACCTTCGACGCGGTGAGCTTCGGTTATGGTGAGCGCGACGTGCTTCGCGATGTGAGTTTCACCGCGAAGGCAGGGGAGGTGACAGCGCTCGTCGGCCCGTCAGGCTCGGGCAAGACCACGATCGCGAGCCTGATTCCCCGCTTCTGGGACGTGCGGACTGGCCGTGTGACGATTGGCGGGATTGATGTGCGCGACATCAGCCTTGATCAGTTGATGGACACGGTCGCCTTCGTCTTCCAGGACACCTTTCTGTTTTCGGACACCATCGCGGCCAATATCCGCTTTGGAAATCCCGGCGCCACCGATGAAGAGGTCGAGGCGGCGGCCAAAGCCGCCCGGGCGCATGACTTCATCATGGCGCTGCCACAGGGCTATGACACGCCGCTGGGTGAGCGGGGCGGATCCTTGTCGGGCGGCGAGCGCCAGCGCATCGCCATCGCACGGACAATCCTGAAGAACGCTCCGGTGATCGTGCTCGATGAAGCAACGGCGTTCGCTGACCCGGATAATGAGGCGGCTATCCAGGAAGCCATTGGCGCGCTGACCGCCGGGCGCACGCTGATCGTGGTCGCCCATCGCCTCCACACCATCGCCGATGCAGACAGTATCCTGGTGATTGATGGCGGCCGGATCTCCGAAAGCGGACGCCATGAGGCGCTCACCGCCCGCGGCGGTCTTTATGCCTGGCTATGGGAGGATTATGTCAACGCGCAGGCCATTGCGCTTCGCCCGTCTCACCCGGGCGGCTCGAAGGGAGCGGAGCAATGAACCCGTCTGCAAATGCCTCACAAACAGCTGCGGCCGCCAGCGAAGTTCGCTCCGATCTGGACAGCCTGAAGCGCATCTGGGCGCTGGCGGGACCTCAGCGCGGCAAGGTGCTGCGCGGCATCGCGTTCCGCTTTGCCCAGTCATTATCGCTTGGCCTCGCGTTCGGCGCCCTCATCTGGGTTGTGACCGGGCTGGCAGATGGCCGCCCGCTGAGCTG is drawn from Glycocaulis alkaliphilus and contains these coding sequences:
- a CDS encoding ABC transporter ATP-binding protein — its product is MTRISDDELEDGSQKLDYLASFRLLLRYAGGARKTFIGAILLATFAITAELVPVWSVYQIVTAAFTGALSWSFVLLHTALAVGAILIGFAAMGLALGLSHIAAFDVIYRLRLGIARHMARLPLGYFADLPSGDAKKMVIDEPEKMELIFAHGLPESISALATWLAVSVWLFVVDWRMAIAAILTTPISFVLLSIAVGGASKRAAAFQSAGARMNASVVEYLAGMPVVKIFNRTGDSFAETSAAVRAYVDVVTAWAREYLPLGGAFYTLVLANIVIILPVGLVLLHLGEIDLPTLLLFVILGANYSQPLIKLFNQYHTIAHISMGSTLVGRLLDEAPQADTARQLTLPDHDVTFDAVSFGYGERDVLRDVSFTAKAGEVTALVGPSGSGKTTIASLIPRFWDVRTGRVTIGGIDVRDISLDQLMDTVAFVFQDTFLFSDTIAANIRFGNPGATDEEVEAAAKAARAHDFIMALPQGYDTPLGERGGSLSGGERQRIAIARTILKNAPVIVLDEATAFADPDNEAAIQEAIGALTAGRTLIVVAHRLHTIADADSILVIDGGRISESGRHEALTARGGLYAWLWEDYVNAQAIALRPSHPGGSKGAEQ